Proteins found in one Solitalea lacus genomic segment:
- the chrA gene encoding chromate efflux transporter, which produces MTAKQFLFLGDVIKYTLTAFGGPQAHIAIMLKEFVEKRNYLSEQELLELNALCQVLPGPASTQTITAIGYKIGGLWFAILTFLIWLLPSALMMAIAAILFVSYSSKIEIPKLLQVIEPMALGFVAYAAFIFASKVIKSKLTFTLAAVAFTCSMLLKNPFVFPFMFPVLVLFGGYITSRINTDDEERDLSEKLVINVNKNKVAYFFGILIFFALMGAIINRTSFFSLPVRLFENFYRNGIIIFGGGQVLIPYMYTEFVELKKYLTTQEFLSGYALQQIIPGPVFSFSSFLGGMAMKNSGIMGQLLGSFAAVLGINLPGLILILFIVPFWNDLKKITRVKNSMAGVNAVSVGFVIAAFFLLAKPIDINYFSVAIIVVTFTLLRFTKIPAAIIMLSGLLIGLFL; this is translated from the coding sequence TTGACGGCTAAACAGTTTCTTTTTTTAGGTGATGTAATAAAATATACCTTAACTGCTTTTGGTGGACCTCAAGCCCACATAGCCATTATGCTAAAAGAGTTTGTGGAGAAAAGAAATTACTTAAGCGAACAAGAACTTCTTGAACTTAATGCGTTGTGTCAGGTTTTGCCAGGACCTGCTTCAACACAAACTATTACCGCTATTGGATATAAAATAGGAGGGTTATGGTTTGCCATATTAACCTTTTTAATTTGGCTATTACCATCGGCTTTGATGATGGCAATAGCAGCCATATTATTTGTTTCCTATTCCTCAAAAATTGAAATACCAAAATTATTACAGGTAATAGAGCCTATGGCTTTAGGTTTTGTAGCCTACGCAGCTTTTATTTTTGCATCAAAGGTTATTAAAAGCAAGCTTACATTTACTTTAGCTGCAGTAGCTTTTACATGTTCCATGTTACTTAAAAATCCTTTTGTTTTTCCATTCATGTTCCCTGTTTTGGTTCTATTTGGAGGCTATATAACTTCACGAATTAATACAGACGATGAAGAACGTGATTTAAGCGAAAAACTGGTAATTAATGTTAATAAGAATAAGGTAGCCTATTTCTTTGGAATCTTGATATTCTTTGCCTTGATGGGGGCAATAATTAACAGAACGTCTTTTTTTAGCTTACCTGTTCGTTTATTTGAGAACTTTTATCGGAACGGCATCATAATTTTTGGTGGCGGACAAGTATTGATACCTTATATGTATACTGAGTTTGTTGAGTTAAAGAAATACCTCACCACACAGGAATTTTTGTCGGGATATGCATTACAACAAATCATCCCAGGACCGGTATTTTCATTCAGTTCCTTTTTGGGTGGTATGGCTATGAAAAATTCGGGAATAATGGGGCAACTACTTGGTAGTTTTGCTGCGGTATTAGGTATCAATTTGCCTGGATTGATTTTGATCTTATTTATTGTTCCCTTTTGGAATGACTTAAAAAAGATTACCCGAGTAAAGAACTCAATGGCTGGTGTTAACGCTGTTTCTGTTGGATTCGTTATTGCAGCCTTCTTTTTATTAGCCAAGCCTATTGATATCAATTATTTCTCTGTAGCAATAATTGTAGTTACCTTCACATTATTACGGTTTACTAAAATTCCTGCTGCAATAATCATGCTTTCGGGATTATTAATAGGATTATTTCTATAA
- the rlmB gene encoding 23S rRNA (guanosine(2251)-2'-O)-methyltransferase RlmB, producing the protein MRNFGIVKKETNELIFGIRAVIEAITAGKEIESLFIQKGLAGNLYAELRLVIAEYDVPFQFVPIEKLNRLTTKNHQGVVAFISPISYQKTEQIVPEIYAQGKTPLLLILDRVTDVRNFGAIVRTAECLGVDAVIVPARGSAQVNPDAIKTSAGALFRVPICREMKLKETLEFLKDSGLQLVACTEKTDNLLTEVDYTGPTAIIMGSEEDGISPEYMKYCDARAKIPMLGEIASLNVSVSAGIILYEAVRQRK; encoded by the coding sequence ATGAGAAATTTTGGCATAGTTAAAAAAGAAACCAACGAGTTAATATTTGGCATTCGGGCTGTAATTGAAGCAATTACGGCAGGTAAAGAAATTGAAAGTTTATTCATACAGAAGGGCCTAGCGGGTAATCTCTATGCAGAGTTACGATTAGTCATTGCTGAATATGATGTCCCGTTCCAGTTTGTACCTATTGAAAAGCTTAATCGCTTAACCACCAAGAATCACCAGGGTGTTGTCGCATTTATTTCACCTATAAGTTACCAAAAAACAGAGCAAATCGTCCCTGAAATATATGCTCAAGGGAAAACGCCTCTCTTACTTATTCTTGATAGGGTAACGGATGTACGAAATTTTGGCGCAATTGTTCGAACAGCTGAATGTTTGGGAGTTGATGCGGTAATTGTCCCTGCACGAGGTTCGGCTCAAGTAAATCCCGATGCAATTAAAACTTCAGCAGGAGCATTATTCAGAGTGCCAATTTGCCGTGAAATGAAATTGAAAGAAACACTTGAGTTTTTAAAAGATTCAGGACTTCAATTAGTTGCTTGTACAGAAAAAACCGATAATTTATTGACAGAAGTTGACTACACGGGTCCAACGGCAATAATAATGGGTTCAGAAGAAGATGGAATATCACCTGAATATATGAAATATTGTGATGCAAGGGCTAAAATTCCAATGTTGGGAGAAATTGCTTCGCTAAATGTTTCCGTTTCAGCTGGTATAATTTTGTACGAAGCAGTCAGACAAAGAAAATAA
- the dnaB gene encoding replicative DNA helicase, giving the protein MSLDNFETNGNSRSKSDRRTTARKMPQTLIGGKLQPQAVELEEAVLGSIMIEKNALTSVIEFLRPEIFYKDSHQKIFKAIMDLYSESSPVDILTVTNQLRKSGDLEMVGGAFYITELTNRVASAANIEFHARIIAQKYLQRQLIQISTETVNMAYEDTTDIFELLDKAESDLFKITEGNLRRNAENMSDLVKKAVLEIEKLKDKTDGLTGVPSGFTALDRVTSGWQRSDLVIIAARPAMGKTAFILSAVRNASVGFNFPVAVFSLEMSSVQLVNRLIAGEAEIEAEKLKKGNLAPHEWQQLHSKVGKLAEAPIYIDDTPALNVFELRAKVRRMKQQYGIEMIVIDYLQLMHGSGDAKGNREQEISGISRALKGIAKELSVPVIALSQLSRAVETRGGDKKPMLSDLRESGSIEQDADMVLFLYRPEYYGFTQDESGRSTAGVAEVIIAKHRNGSLENVPLKFVGKYIKYQDLDPDNFDFSSFDVNNLSASAGLSPSAGFDDERPQNFIIRPSKMNEFDEGGDDFAPF; this is encoded by the coding sequence ATGAGTTTAGATAATTTTGAAACAAACGGAAATTCGAGAAGTAAATCCGATAGGCGTACTACGGCTCGTAAAATGCCCCAAACATTAATAGGTGGTAAATTGCAGCCTCAAGCCGTTGAACTTGAAGAAGCCGTTTTAGGGTCGATAATGATTGAAAAGAATGCTTTAACGTCAGTTATCGAATTCCTTCGTCCTGAAATTTTCTATAAAGATTCCCATCAAAAAATATTTAAAGCCATTATGGACCTCTACAGCGAGTCTTCGCCTGTAGATATTTTAACGGTGACCAATCAGTTACGTAAAAGTGGTGATTTAGAAATGGTGGGTGGTGCCTTTTACATAACTGAATTAACCAATCGGGTAGCTTCAGCTGCCAATATTGAGTTTCACGCCCGTATTATTGCTCAAAAGTATCTTCAACGCCAGCTTATTCAAATTTCAACAGAAACGGTGAATATGGCTTATGAGGACACCACTGATATTTTCGAGCTATTGGATAAAGCGGAAAGTGACCTGTTCAAAATTACAGAAGGAAATTTGCGCCGAAATGCCGAAAACATGTCGGACTTGGTAAAAAAGGCAGTGCTGGAAATTGAAAAACTGAAAGATAAAACTGATGGATTGACAGGTGTTCCTTCAGGTTTTACGGCATTAGACCGAGTAACCTCCGGCTGGCAGCGTTCTGATTTGGTAATTATCGCGGCTCGTCCGGCCATGGGTAAAACCGCGTTTATCTTAAGTGCAGTTAGAAATGCATCTGTAGGCTTTAATTTTCCAGTCGCAGTTTTTTCCCTTGAGATGTCATCTGTGCAGTTGGTTAACCGTTTAATTGCCGGAGAGGCCGAGATTGAGGCTGAAAAACTTAAAAAAGGTAATCTCGCTCCGCATGAGTGGCAACAATTGCACTCTAAAGTGGGTAAACTAGCTGAAGCCCCAATCTATATTGATGATACTCCAGCCCTAAATGTTTTTGAGTTACGAGCAAAGGTTCGCCGTATGAAACAGCAATACGGGATTGAAATGATCGTAATCGATTATCTTCAGCTTATGCATGGCTCTGGTGATGCTAAAGGTAACCGTGAACAGGAAATTAGTGGTATTTCAAGGGCATTAAAAGGAATTGCTAAAGAGCTGAGTGTTCCGGTTATTGCACTTTCTCAGTTAAGCCGTGCGGTAGAAACCCGTGGAGGAGATAAAAAGCCAATGCTTTCCGACTTACGTGAATCGGGTTCCATTGAGCAGGATGCCGATATGGTACTTTTCTTATATCGTCCGGAGTATTATGGATTCACTCAGGATGAGAGCGGTCGTTCAACTGCAGGTGTTGCTGAGGTAATTATTGCTAAACACCGTAACGGTTCATTGGAAAATGTTCCTTTAAAATTTGTTGGAAAATACATTAAGTACCAGGATTTAGATCCGGATAATTTTGATTTCAGCAGTTTTGATGTAAATAACCTAAGTGCCTCTGCTGGCCTCTCTCCTTCTGCCGGCTTTGATGACGAACGTCCACAAAACTTTATTATCCGCCCATCAAAAATGAATGAATTTGATGAAGGAGGTGATGATTTTGCACCTTTTTAA
- a CDS encoding NupC/NupG family nucleoside CNT transporter: protein MGRFTGLLGVVLILGIAFLVSNNRQKINYRVVLSGFFLQFFIAVLVFRITLVRQFFEMLGKGMAKIEHFAFQGASFVYGGLAVDKGNGTIGNYTSGGFVFAFNVTATIILVCALVAVLYHFGIMQRIVSIIAKAMNYIMRVSGAEALSNVASAFVGQVEAQVMIRPYLKTMTNSELLASMSGSLACIAGGILVVYAKMGAQAGMDLAPKLITASLMAAPGALVISKIVFPETEESQTLGKVKLEVKSSYSNVIDAISHGAADGFKIAMNVIAMLIGFIAIIALLDAVLISIGHLFNPDFNLTLNYIFSKIFYPFAWAMGVPAADVDNVATLLGQKITINEFVAFLNLTNKSVPIVTEKGLMIVSIAICGFANFSSVGMQIGGIGALIPERRADLAKLGLKALLCGTLASYLSATIAGILM, encoded by the coding sequence ATGGGTAGATTTACCGGATTATTAGGTGTTGTCCTTATTTTGGGCATTGCTTTTTTAGTTTCAAATAATCGTCAAAAAATAAATTATCGCGTTGTTTTAAGCGGTTTTTTCCTTCAATTTTTTATTGCCGTTTTAGTATTCAGGATAACATTGGTTAGGCAGTTTTTTGAAATGCTAGGAAAAGGAATGGCTAAAATCGAGCACTTTGCATTTCAAGGTGCTTCTTTTGTTTATGGGGGCTTGGCAGTAGATAAAGGTAATGGAACTATCGGGAACTATACTTCAGGAGGATTTGTTTTTGCCTTTAATGTTACTGCAACTATAATATTGGTGTGCGCTCTTGTTGCAGTTTTATATCACTTTGGTATAATGCAACGAATTGTTTCAATTATAGCAAAGGCCATGAACTATATTATGCGAGTGAGTGGTGCTGAAGCATTAAGTAATGTTGCGAGTGCTTTTGTTGGCCAGGTTGAAGCCCAAGTAATGATTCGTCCTTACCTAAAAACAATGACTAATAGTGAACTTTTAGCCAGTATGAGTGGCAGTTTGGCTTGTATTGCAGGTGGAATTTTGGTAGTTTACGCAAAAATGGGAGCACAAGCAGGAATGGACCTAGCTCCTAAGCTCATTACGGCAAGTTTAATGGCGGCTCCTGGAGCTTTGGTGATTTCTAAAATTGTTTTTCCTGAAACTGAAGAAAGTCAAACCCTAGGAAAGGTTAAACTTGAGGTAAAAAGCAGTTACTCGAATGTAATTGATGCTATATCGCATGGAGCTGCAGATGGGTTTAAAATCGCTATGAATGTTATTGCGATGTTGATTGGTTTTATTGCAATAATTGCTTTGCTAGATGCAGTATTGATTTCAATTGGTCATCTTTTTAACCCTGATTTCAACCTAACACTTAATTATATATTCAGTAAGATATTCTACCCTTTTGCATGGGCCATGGGCGTTCCGGCTGCAGATGTGGATAATGTAGCGACACTTCTCGGCCAAAAAATTACTATTAATGAGTTTGTTGCATTTCTAAATCTTACCAATAAATCTGTTCCTATTGTAACCGAAAAAGGCTTAATGATTGTAAGTATTGCTATTTGTGGTTTTGCAAACTTTAGCAGTGTAGGGATGCAGATTGGCGGAATTGGTGCTTTGATTCCAGAACGCAGAGCTGATTTAGCTAAATTAGGTCTGAAAGCCTTATTATGTGGCACACTGGCTTCCTACCTATCAGCCACTATTGCCGGAATCTTAATGTAG
- a CDS encoding electron transfer flavoprotein subunit alpha/FixB family protein: MSVLVYVENAEGKFKKSTYEVVSYAKEVANQLGTSLTALSIGDVADSVLAELGKYGAQKVLSINNQKLKSFVNQAYASIIAQAAKAEGSKVVVLAASFSGKGLAPRVAVKLEAGLVDGAVELPVLSDNKFTVKKTAFSGKAFANVELSSDVKIISLVPNSFKVVERPESAAVQAFEASTSENDYSVMIKDIVRASDKISLPDAELVVSAGRGLKGPENWGMIEELANLLGAATACSKPVSDAGWRPHSEHVGQTGIAISPNLYIAIGISGAIQHLAGVSSSKVIVVINKDPEAPFFKVADYGIVGDAFEVVPKLIEAIKKYKETA; this comes from the coding sequence ATGTCAGTATTAGTATATGTTGAAAATGCCGAAGGCAAATTCAAAAAATCAACCTATGAAGTAGTTTCTTATGCCAAAGAAGTAGCTAATCAGTTAGGAACCAGCTTAACAGCATTATCAATTGGAGACGTAGCTGATAGTGTATTGGCTGAGTTAGGAAAATACGGTGCTCAAAAAGTATTATCGATAAACAATCAAAAGTTAAAAAGCTTTGTTAACCAAGCCTACGCTTCTATTATTGCCCAAGCAGCAAAGGCCGAGGGTTCTAAAGTTGTGGTTCTTGCGGCTAGCTTTTCAGGTAAAGGATTAGCTCCTCGTGTAGCTGTTAAACTTGAAGCAGGTTTAGTTGATGGTGCTGTTGAATTACCTGTTTTAAGTGATAACAAATTTACTGTTAAGAAAACTGCATTCTCAGGAAAGGCATTTGCAAACGTAGAGTTAAGTTCCGATGTTAAAATCATCTCATTGGTTCCAAATTCATTCAAAGTTGTAGAACGTCCTGAATCTGCTGCTGTGCAAGCATTTGAAGCTTCAACTTCAGAAAATGACTATAGTGTAATGATTAAAGACATTGTAAGGGCTTCTGACAAAATTTCGTTACCTGACGCAGAACTAGTAGTTTCAGCCGGACGTGGATTAAAAGGACCTGAAAACTGGGGAATGATTGAAGAACTTGCTAATTTGCTTGGTGCTGCTACTGCATGTTCTAAACCAGTATCAGATGCCGGATGGCGTCCGCATTCTGAGCACGTGGGTCAAACAGGTATTGCAATTAGTCCAAACTTATACATTGCCATTGGCATTTCAGGAGCCATTCAGCATTTGGCCGGAGTAAGCTCATCAAAAGTTATTGTGGTAATTAATAAAGATCCTGAAGCTCCATTCTTTAAAGTGGCTGATTATGGTATAGTTGGCGATGCATTTGAAGTTGTTCCAAAGTTAATAGAAGCAATTAAAAAGTATAAGGAAACGGCTTAA
- a CDS encoding tetratricopeptide repeat protein, translating to MQISRLEQLQRFLENEPNDSFLKYAIATEYLKLNNTDLALQYFTELVNTDENYVGTYYHLGKLYEKLLRKDDAEVTYKKGLIIARKAGNFHAASELQQALNSVLGLDYEDE from the coding sequence ATGCAAATTTCTCGTTTGGAGCAATTACAACGTTTTTTAGAAAATGAGCCTAATGATTCATTTTTAAAATATGCAATCGCAACTGAATATTTAAAGTTAAATAATACAGATCTAGCTCTACAATATTTTACCGAATTAGTAAATACCGATGAAAACTACGTAGGTACTTATTACCATTTGGGCAAACTTTATGAAAAGCTCTTAAGAAAAGACGATGCAGAGGTAACATACAAAAAAGGATTAATAATTGCCAGAAAAGCAGGCAATTTTCACGCTGCATCAGAACTTCAACAAGCACTAAATTCAGTTTTGGGTTTAGATTATGAAGATGAATAG
- a CDS encoding electron transfer flavoprotein subunit beta/FixA family protein, translating into MKVLVCISNVPDTTTKIAFTDNNTQFNTAGVQYIINPYDEIALARAIELCEGGKGSITVINVGDSSTEPTIRKALAIGADDAIRVNAAPRDAYFVAKQIANVAKDGGYDFILTGRESIDYNGSQVAAMVGEFLSIPSISIIKKIDLNGNTATIEREIEGGKEIIEAPVPFIASCAEGVAEPKIPNMRGIMSARTKPLAVVEPVEIAKVAEVKSYSTPAPRGQVKMIDATDAEKLVEALHNEAKVI; encoded by the coding sequence ATGAAAGTACTAGTTTGTATAAGTAACGTTCCGGACACAACAACAAAAATAGCTTTTACGGACAACAATACACAATTCAATACTGCTGGAGTACAATACATCATCAATCCGTATGATGAAATTGCTCTTGCACGTGCAATTGAATTATGTGAAGGCGGTAAAGGATCAATAACTGTAATTAACGTTGGTGACTCCTCTACTGAGCCAACAATTCGAAAGGCACTGGCAATTGGAGCTGATGATGCTATTCGAGTGAATGCGGCACCTCGTGATGCGTATTTTGTGGCAAAACAAATTGCTAATGTTGCGAAGGATGGTGGTTATGACTTCATCCTAACCGGCCGGGAATCAATCGACTATAATGGCTCACAAGTGGCCGCTATGGTTGGTGAGTTTTTATCAATTCCATCTATTTCTATTATTAAAAAAATAGATTTAAATGGAAATACAGCCACTATTGAACGTGAAATTGAAGGAGGAAAAGAAATAATTGAAGCTCCAGTTCCGTTTATTGCAAGTTGTGCAGAAGGAGTAGCAGAACCAAAAATTCCAAATATGCGTGGTATTATGTCGGCACGTACTAAACCTTTGGCCGTGGTTGAGCCGGTTGAGATTGCTAAAGTTGCTGAAGTTAAATCATACAGTACTCCTGCCCCCCGCGGCCAGGTTAAAATGATTGATGCAACTGATGCTGAAAAATTAGTTGAAGCATTACATAATGAGGCAAAAGTTATATAA
- a CDS encoding bifunctional nuclease family protein, with translation MKKIKLDIVGLSYSQTQSGAYALVMGEVNGRRRLPIIIGGFEAQAIAIEIEKMTPTRPLTHDLFKSFALSFGIQIQEVIIYNLVDGIFYAKLICFDGKRTLEVDARTSDAIALAVRFNCPIYTYEFILSQAGILIEGNEFVFLENVEGKEDTQSVPTSGVSSYASLSDDELKVQLKAALEEEAYEKAAKIRDELSRRKAS, from the coding sequence ATGAAGAAGATAAAGCTAGATATTGTAGGATTATCGTATAGCCAAACACAATCGGGTGCCTATGCCTTGGTTATGGGTGAAGTTAATGGACGACGTCGGTTACCAATAATAATTGGCGGCTTTGAAGCGCAAGCAATTGCCATTGAAATCGAAAAAATGACCCCTACCCGACCGCTTACTCATGATTTATTTAAATCATTTGCGTTGTCGTTTGGTATTCAAATTCAAGAAGTTATTATTTATAACCTTGTTGACGGTATTTTTTATGCTAAACTTATTTGTTTTGATGGAAAAAGAACGTTGGAAGTTGATGCCCGAACGTCTGATGCAATTGCCCTTGCAGTTAGATTTAATTGCCCGATCTACACTTATGAATTTATCCTATCACAAGCAGGTATATTAATTGAAGGTAATGAATTTGTCTTTTTGGAAAATGTGGAAGGCAAAGAAGATACTCAATCTGTACCCACTTCAGGTGTTAGCAGTTATGCCTCACTTTCAGATGATGAGTTAAAAGTACAGCTGAAAGCAGCTTTGGAAGAAGAAGCCTATGAAAAAGCCGCCAAAATACGTGATGAATTAAGCCGTAGAAAAGCTTCATAA